In Capsicum annuum cultivar UCD-10X-F1 chromosome 7, UCD10Xv1.1, whole genome shotgun sequence, one genomic interval encodes:
- the LOC107876663 gene encoding uncharacterized protein LOC107876663 codes for MFEGARAGVVSKGGEEGRAGASVGSRPDGRAGSMRGGRGRQEAREDRLRVRSWNIETLQGKSVKLVKILKKKRINIACVQETKWVGSKARNVDGFKLWYSGSERWQNRVGILVDEGLRGQVVEVKRVNDRLIIIKLVVGGFTLHVCSVYALQVGLEEEVKMSFWEALDEMVRIMPSTEKIVIARYFNGHIRVLPRGSNNVYGGFGFDDRNREGAALLEFVRDFGLVVVNSSFQKKEDHLITFLSAIVKTQINFLLLRKGDRPFVRTEDWWWNEEVKKEVKSKKGAYVKFIESKDEEDRRVNKEVYKVARKEAKLAVTAAKTTTFESMYARLEEKDGEKKLYRLDKARERKDRDLDLVKYIKREYGRVLVEDVHIKER; via the exons ATGTTCGAAGGGGCTAGGGCGGGGGTAGTTTCAAAAGGGGGTGAAGAGGGAAGGGCAGGAGCGAGTGTGGGGTCTAGGCCAGACGGTAGGGCTGGTTCGATGAGGGGTGGTAGAGGTAGGCAAGAGGCGAGAGAGGATAGGTTGAGGGTAAGATCTTGGAATATAGAGACCCTCCAGGGTAAGTCCGTTAAGCTGGTGAAGATCCTTAAGAAGAAGAGGATTAATATTGCATGTGttcaggagactaagtgggtagggtctaaggctaggaaTGTGGATGGGTTCAAGCTGTGGTACTCAGGGAGTGAGAGGTGGCAGAATAGAGTGGGCATCTTAGTGGACGAGGGTCTTAGAGGACAAGTGGTAGAGGTCAAGAGGGTTAATGATAGGCTGATAATAATTAAGCTGGTCGTTGGGGGGTTTACTTtgcatgtgtgtagtgtttatgcactGCAGGTGGGCTTGGAAGAGGAGGTAAAAATGAgtttttgggaggctttggacgaAATGGTGAGAATCATGCCTAGCACGGAGAAGATTGTCATAGCACGGTACTTCAATGGGCATATTAGGGTTTTACCGAGAGGCTCTAATAATGTGtatggaggttttggtttcgATGATAGGAATAGGGAAGGAGCTGCTCTGTTAGAGTTTGTGAGGGATTTTGGGCTAGTGGTTGTGAACTCGAGTTTTCAGAAAAAAGAGGATCACTTGATTACCTTTCTAAGCGCGATTGTCAAGACTCAGATTAACTTTTTGCTGCTTAGAAAGGgggataggccttttgtaaggact gaggactggtggtggaatgaagaagttaaaaagGAAGTGAAGAGTAAGAAAGGGGCGTATGTTAAGTTtattgagagtaaggatgaagaggataGGCGGGTGAATAAGGAGGTGTACAAAGTAGCAAGGAAGGAGGccaagttagcagttacggcggctaagacaACAACGTTTGAGAGCATGTATGCGAGATTAGAAGAGAAAGACGGGGAAAAGAAATTGTATAGGTTGGATAAAGCTAGGGAGCGAAAGGATCGTGACCTCGATCTAGTGAAGTACATTAAGAGGGAGTATGGgagagttttggtggaggatgtccACATTAAGGAGAGATGA